In Xenopus tropicalis strain Nigerian chromosome 5, UCB_Xtro_10.0, whole genome shotgun sequence, one genomic interval encodes:
- the smim8 gene encoding small integral membrane protein 8 isoform X1, with protein MSSPSSESSNAKSSPPKEEYRTPGLRGVKTTTLFRAVNPELFIKPNKPVMVFGIVTITMCVAYIAYLHATEENKRELYEAVDSEGNRYTRRKSSKWD; from the exons ATGTCTTCACCGTCCTCAGAATCATCTAATGCTAAAAGCAGCCCTCCCAAGGAGGAGTATCGCACCCCTGGACTTAGAGGGGTAAAGACAACCACCCTGTTCAGAGCGGTGAATCCTGAGCTTTTCATCAAACCT AACAAACCAGTAATGGTGTTTGGAATTGTCACAATCACAATGTGTGTTGCCTACATTGCTTACTTACATGCAACAGAAGAGAACAAAAGGGAATTATATGAAGCTGTTGACAGTGAAGGAAACAGGTACACAAGAAGAAAATCTTCCAAATGGGACTAA
- the slc35a1 gene encoding CMP-sialic acid transporter, with protein sequence MLKLSVPSLVYALQNNMAFVALSNLDAAVYQVTYQLKIPCTALCTVLMLNRSLNKLQWVSVFILCGGVTLVQYSPAEATKVQIEQNYLLGIGAVAIAVLCSGFAGVYFEKVLKSSDTSLWVRNIQMYLSGILVTALCVYISDGSQVIEKGFFYGYNFLVWIVILLASFGGLYTSVVVKYTDNIMKGFSAAAAIVLSTIASVILFGLQITLTFAIGALFVCVSIYTYGLPRKDTTTIDVKELSNNLSGKLISV encoded by the exons ATGCTGAAGCTGTCCGTACCATCCCTGGTTTATGCTTTGCAGAATAACATGGCTTTTGTAGCTCTGAGCAATCTTGATGCTGCAGTGTATCAG GTCACTTACCAGCTGAAAATCCCCTGCACTGCATTGTGTACTGTATTGATGTTGAACCGCTCACTAAATAAGCTGCAGTGGGTTTCTGTGTTCATCTTGTGTGGAGGTGTCACCCTAGTGCAGTACAGTCCAGCAGAAGCCACTAAAGTACAG aTTGAACAGAATTATTTACTGGGCATAGGTGCTGTTGCCATTGCTGTGCTGTGTTCTGGATTTGCAG ggGTTTATTTTGAGAAAGTTTTAAAAAGCTCAGACACTTCCCTGTGGGTGAGGAACATCCAGATGTATCTTTCTGGCATTTTAGTGACGGCATTATGTGTATACATATCTGATGGATCGCAAGTCATTGAAAAGGGCTTTTTCTATGGCTACAATTTCCTAGTATGGATTGTCATTT TGCTTGCAAGTTTTGGAGGCCTCTACACATCAGTTGTTGTTAAATACACAGATAATATCATGAAGGGATTCTCTGCAGCAGCCGCCATTGTCCTGTCCACCATTGCATCAGTGATTCTTTTTGGTTTACAGATAA CTTTAACGTTCGCCATTGGTGCACTGTTTGTTTGTGTGTCAATATACACATACGGATTGCCAAGAAAAGACACAACTACGATAGACGTAAAGGAGCTTAGCAACAACCTCAGTGGAAAACTGATCAGTGTGTGA
- the slc35a1 gene encoding CMP-sialic acid transporter isoform X1 has translation MAAKENVSLPFKLYCLLVMTLIAAAYTVVLRYTRTATKEMYFSTTAVCITEVIKLLLSVCILAKETGSLSRLITSLKDNVLGSPVEMLKLSVPSLVYALQNNMAFVALSNLDAAVYQVTYQLKIPCTALCTVLMLNRSLNKLQWVSVFILCGGVTLVQYSPAEATKVQIEQNYLLGIGAVAIAVLCSGFAGVYFEKVLKSSDTSLWVRNIQMYLSGILVTALCVYISDGSQVIEKGFFYGYNFLVWIVILLASFGGLYTSVVVKYTDNIMKGFSAAAAIVLSTIASVILFGLQITLTFAIGALFVCVSIYTYGLPRKDTTTIDVKELSNNLSGKLISV, from the exons ATGGCAGCTAAAG AAAATGTCAGTCTGCCCTTCAAGCTCTATTGCTTGCTGGTAATGACCCTTATTGCTGCTGCATATACTGTAGTTCTTCGCTACACCAGGACGGCAACAAAAGAAATGTACTTTTCCACAACAGCCGTATGCATCACAGAAGTTATTAAGTTGCTCCTGAGTGTGTGCATTCTGGCAAA aGAAACTGGAAGTCTTAGTAGATTGATaacttctttaaaggacaatgtatTGGGGAGTCCTGTGGAGATGCTGAAGCTGTCCGTACCATCCCTGGTTTATGCTTTGCAGAATAACATGGCTTTTGTAGCTCTGAGCAATCTTGATGCTGCAGTGTATCAG GTCACTTACCAGCTGAAAATCCCCTGCACTGCATTGTGTACTGTATTGATGTTGAACCGCTCACTAAATAAGCTGCAGTGGGTTTCTGTGTTCATCTTGTGTGGAGGTGTCACCCTAGTGCAGTACAGTCCAGCAGAAGCCACTAAAGTACAG aTTGAACAGAATTATTTACTGGGCATAGGTGCTGTTGCCATTGCTGTGCTGTGTTCTGGATTTGCAG ggGTTTATTTTGAGAAAGTTTTAAAAAGCTCAGACACTTCCCTGTGGGTGAGGAACATCCAGATGTATCTTTCTGGCATTTTAGTGACGGCATTATGTGTATACATATCTGATGGATCGCAAGTCATTGAAAAGGGCTTTTTCTATGGCTACAATTTCCTAGTATGGATTGTCATTT TGCTTGCAAGTTTTGGAGGCCTCTACACATCAGTTGTTGTTAAATACACAGATAATATCATGAAGGGATTCTCTGCAGCAGCCGCCATTGTCCTGTCCACCATTGCATCAGTGATTCTTTTTGGTTTACAGATAA CTTTAACGTTCGCCATTGGTGCACTGTTTGTTTGTGTGTCAATATACACATACGGATTGCCAAGAAAAGACACAACTACGATAGACGTAAAGGAGCTTAGCAACAACCTCAGTGGAAAACTGATCAGTGTGTGA